Part of the Anomaloglossus baeobatrachus isolate aAnoBae1 chromosome 1, aAnoBae1.hap1, whole genome shotgun sequence genome, ACTAAAgcctaaagggaaactgtcatgtcATTTTTTGATAGTTATCTGCCCCAAATGTGTTTTACATTATGCACGGTGCATCACTACCATGGTTTAAAATAAATCCTTGcatctaaaaaacaaaaaaactttataTGCTTAGATGAATGCAGTTCATACCGTTCATACCGTATGACATTTCAGTCATAGGGGGCGGAGCGTTTGCTGGGACCAGTCACTGTCACTAGTTcaggcataatttttttttttttttttttaacttggtcacgaacccagcattgtaattgattacaccataaggtccttcaacatcacttctgtgccgagctccgcccattacggtcacatgagcgtgacattagcacaggtcctgcacaacctcTTGTCCTGGTGacaaccacaggtccttcaccaccacttctctgctgagctctgccaaTTACAGGCAGATGATCGTGACATCGGCACTGGTCCTGTTCAACCACTTCTCCAATATATTATGAGGGGGGCGTGACCAAGTTaaaaaagaatcatgcctgaacttgagCGACAGTGACTGGTCCCAGAAAagctccgcccctatgactgaaagctaagGTATGTACTGCATTCACATATGCATAGAAAGGCTTTTTTAAAAAGATAAATActtgttttatttgttttttttaaatcatggTAGTGATGcccattgcatcatttaaaacacattgggtcggtttaatataaaaaaaaaaacatgacaagttccctttaaaggataACTAAACTTTAAAACTTCTGAAATATGGCTAGAATATGTCATTTTCCTGAATCAGTGAGAGTCTCATCAACTGATGAAAAAAAAGGGGGAAGAGAATTTAGCGAATTCTTTGAGAGCAGAGTAATGCAAAGGCTCATAGAAAGTCTATGGATGGATTCTGTGGTTGTTTTTTAATGTAGTTAATTCTTGTGTAGTGATTAGCATAAACATTCTGCTGTATAAGTTATGTTACAATTCTGCATTTAAGCTTTCTGAGAATATTACAAGTCGCTCAGAAATCTCTGGCTAATATTAATAATCTGCCTTGTATGATCATAGACACCTGCAGTGCCTTGTAACAGCCTCAGACCATACAGTAGGGTATATTGTACCATCAGTGAGAGAATGTATTGCATGACTAAAGAAATGCCCTTCTAGCTGGCACATTATCCATTCACACTATGAAGACAATGTTCTTCATTCTCAGTGAATTTCCAGGCACAAAAGTGGAAAATCACTGGTCTCCAACCCAGCTGAGCGTACCTTAGGAAGCCGTGTCATCTGTGCGAGAAACCCTCCGGCTCCAGGATCTAGGTGGCTACTAAACACCGGCAGTCATTTCTTGGCACAGATGGCACTGAAGGTGAGGACATCAGTCTGTGGGTTGCACTATCCCTTTAATAACTCAGTCCCACACCTTACATAGTTGGGTGCAGAGAATAGATTTTAGTGACAGTGGCACGGTTTGGCAGAAGTTCTTACAATTACTCCTCTAAGTGATGACATTCCTTTACGTTTCCTCTATCTATAGCGTCAGATAGTACTGTGCTTCAGTGGGTATTAGTCTATGCTGTGCTCGGTTTGGTGAGAAGTATCACTCATCACTTGGGTATCAATTTGGAGGTGTTGTAGGTTGCATACAGTATATGCTTTTCAATGCCACCCCTCAGTGGAGTTTGTAGACATTGAAGTACAATACTATCGGAGTCTTATAGCTGTATTTCATTACAGGGGTCAGTCTGATGACAAATTCCTTTATGACACAATTTCAACCCAGTCATCCAGCTCTTCACCCTCAGATGTTACAATAATGTGAGCACTCACCCATTGTGTGTGACAAGGCACTGCCTGAGCCCCAGCTTGCGGAATATGTCCACCACTATCTCCATTGGTGTGTGGTCGGTCACAGTAAATGGGCTCATGTCCAGGATGCTGCGGAGTTTCAGGGGTCGGGGGCTTTCTGCAGGAAGCGATGGGGTGTGCTGGGCGAAGCAAACACGAGAGCTTCCTACAATACCTTCCTGCTTCTTTCTTGCATTTTCTACAAAGAACAGAAAGAGAATTCCTAAACACTCATCTCCAGCCATTGTGACTCCAAGCAAACAACACTATGGCCCGATGTATCAAAAGCTTTTACTCCAAAAAAAGAGTGGCATAAAAGCCTTGAAAAATCAATAAATGTTGGTGCTACTTCGAGTTGCACcaacattttgcaacttttggtgttttcacaccAGTTTCTCCCAGCCCTGATGAAAAGGGCACAGCTAGGGCTGGACGGGGCGGTGACACATTATTATTCAATTCATGATGGCCGTGGTGCTCCATATCACAGAGAGTTCGCTCCAGTGCCTGAATGGAGTAAGATCTCTGGTGTAGCACATGAAGGAGCGCGTCACTCGTCACACACTCCTGAGTCACGGGAGCGTATGCCTCCACCACTCCGCTCATCAAGACCACTGAGAAAATAGTCAGTCTTAATCAATCGGGGGCCCACTGTCTTTTACTACACGTGTAGTAAACCAATAGGATGATTAATAAAAGCCATAGGTCAGGGGGAGAAAAAAAGACAGCAATGTCAGTGTCCTGACGCAGATCTGGGTCACACACATTAGAAGATGAGTGAGGAAATACAACCTGCCCACTATGGGAAGGAGCGCATCAGCCAAAGATGGAGGGATGGCTATGTGATCATTAATGTTAAAGCAGAAATAGCACATTGATGCCATAAGAATGAGCTGTTACTTACCTATTGCTAAGGTTAAATCTCTTCTTAATGCGAACCCAACCAGTCGTTGTGATTCTTTAGACATGATGACAGGGAAACCATTGTAGCTCGTCTCATTGATTAAGCTTTCAATGTCATCGACGGTCATGTTATCTTGGGTGAGCACGGCCAGCGGGGGGTCACTTCTCCTTGGCCTCATCACATCACGGGCCAGAGTTGTGTGTGTGAACTCTTCTTTTGCGTCCAAAAACGGATACCCATTAAGCCGTATGTGAGATTCATAGATGCCTTCACGTCCAAAAGCATCTCCTACCCACTTACTGGTCATCACAGCCGCCATCAATGGCACAATGTATTCCAGCCCGCCTGTCAGCTCAAAGACAATAACAACGAGCGACACGGTCATCCTGGTAACGCCACCTGATAAAATACAAGACGCTTCAGTGGTTGACACCAGACAAGCTTATATCTCTGCTATTACCACAAAAGCGATGCAGGTCAGGATCTGCAGAAAGGGATGACAGTCACCTGACTGTGCCAGCCAATGACAGGCCTCAGAGATCAGGTGACTATGTACAGGATGTCACCGACTGCTGTCCAGACAGCACTGGGCCTCAGGGGTAGAGCCGGCGACAGCGCTCTTACTATTTTTACTTTGTTCACGGACTCCAGGATCTGTGCAAACTGCACCAGCATTCTTATTTCAGGGATTACATTAATAAGGATTAGCACATGGATTAACAAATGCAGGAGAACAGATTCTTTTTAATCCTTTACAAATATGTGCAGAAATGAAAGAAAAGCATCTGGATATAAATATCTTTACAGTGGAGTTTATGAGTCCATGGCTTCCCCGTCATGCTACAGGGGTAAGACCCTCCACATATATTGCAGCCTCTATTACCTGCTGCAAGTTCAATTCCCCACCACCCCAACTATGTACGATCCAGCCGTTTCAGAAGACTTACCCAAACATGCGGCCGCCCCAACCATGGCGTACAGTCCGGGGGTGATGCAGTCCGCGCCCACCTCACACCACTGCTTGAAGATAAACCAGTCGTGGTGGTAGTACGCCAGCTGCTCCACAGCAATGCCAACGATTCTGCCTGCTATCGCTCCGATCGCCATGCTGGGGATAAACAGTCCTGAGGGAACCTGCACACAAGGGACAGGCACGAGACAATTACAGATGTAGCAGTGCCCAGCAACATTTCCTTGGTTTTTCATCGCATAATCGCATATCCCGATATTCTCGGCGTTTAGGCTGGGTTTACAGCAGTTGAGAATACCACAGAATTCGAAGGAAGTAAATGGAGTATACCTAACAAAAAACCTTCCTAAAACACACATTTATTGATAAATATTTAAAATACAAGACAATAATAGATTATTCAAACAAAAGCAATACCATAGGATTAGAAACTCACTAGTGCACAGACGAGGGAGGAGAGCCCTACAATGGAAAcctccctcctgtacactaccTAGCAGCGGGGTCGGCACCCTATATAGTCGACATGGCGCCCCCACTCGTTGTCGACGAGGGAGAGTCATCGAGGAGTGGGGGCTCCATATCGACtatatagggtgccgacccccactgctaggtagtgtacaggagggaggTTTCCATTGTAGGGCTCTCCTCCCTCGTCTGTGCACTAGTGAGTTTCTAATCCTATGGTATTGCTTTTGTTTGAATAATCTATTATTGTCGGTATTTTAAATATTTATCAATAAATGTATGTTATTTTTAGGAAGCAGTtgcgaatataaaaaaaaaaaaaagcaattggtGGACGTGACTGGCTGTGTGTACTGTCCAGTGCTGCCCAGTATTACATGCACGAGTGCACTGGCACATACACCATTATACAGGAGTGTGTTGGCCGCTGTACAGAGGGTAAATCAACCAAAACACACGGATGGTTAGGCCCTGCCCCCCTGACAAAGCCACACCTCCATGCCAATCAGCAGCTAAAGACTGGACTGACCAGTGGGAGATTAACCCCTTTCCTCTCCGCAGGATTAACATAACAGATTCCTTTTATGCTTATTTTAGAGAAAACTACTGTAGGATAAATTTGGCTAATATTGAGAATATTTGCATGGACTACAAACATTAATGAGGCCTGAAAATCCCCATATTATACCTAGGGAGGCCCCAGTAACAGGAGTTTCCTGGTGCACTATACCCTGCTGGTGCACTATACCCTGCTGGTGCACTATACCCTGCTGGTGCACTATACCCTGCTGGTGCACAGCTGCACATCACACTGAAGAGGATCTGTGCAATATTCACCACGTCTCAATGTTCTCACAAGGAAATATTCCAAAAGGGCAGAAGATAATGGGACATTCCCTGCAATAGGAATGCAAATTCTATATGTCAAATTGAAAGGTTATTCCAACCTAATACATTTATCACTTACTGAATAAATTAGATGTGACACTGATGGTTGTCAGTGTATTCGGACCCCCCATCGCAGTTCCCCTCAGGGCTGCCTGAATAGAGGAGCCATCAAGCATGTGCGCTGCGGAGCCATTGAAAGGCTATGGCAGAGAAACAGCTGAGCAGAGGTGTGGGAGCCACAATGCCAAGACTCCAATTGACTTAAAAGGGgtgttcccatttccaagatcctatcccaatatgtataaggtataataatattagcaaatacctccaattagatatgtagcatagttctcctgattggcTGTCATTTACCTCTTGTGCAGGGAATTAcaatagcttaggtatccatggttacgacaacGCATCTATTGActgttagttgcttgtggttgtaaccatggacacGTGAGCTACTGTAATTCCCTGCACAAGACATAggcaacatagctaatcagaactatactacatttcaaattggaggtatttgctcatattattacacctagtacatattgggataggatcttggagatgtgaatCCCCCTTTAACATTTGGCAGCTATTACGTGGATAGGCATTACATGTTTTAGGCTGGAATACCTCTCTAAAGCCTTTGGTAAACCTTTGCTTATACTGCACATTAGTTATTACATAGCGCTGCTCCCTGCACCAGCAGCAGATGTGAGCAGATGGAAGAGCTGCATTGGTGCAATTATTACAGACATTCTCTTATTCTTTCTCCCTGGGAGCAGATCTAGAAAAATCTATTTCTCCGTGCATTCTCCAAGTTTTTTAAAACTGCCCTCACTACAAAAagggaatacagtggaaccttggttaacgagaacaatccgttctgggactgtgcttgttaaccaagttactcgtctagcaaagcaatattccccataggaaatcattggaatgcagacaattcgttccacaacttgtttaatgtcccgttccacacacgcacaaagacGCACATATTagtctcaccttaccttccgttccctcgcagttcgccggtacaggatgtgtattgggtaaccattgtgaccgatgccagagcttccgctgccagagcactgataTCAAAGGCagtagccgcttgcctctgattggtcagcacgctgcctttgagaagcggctgacagcggaagttcctccatcgtccaaATGGTTACCTGATTCACATCCTATATCTGGGGactacaagaaccgtgaggccggcgagggaacagaaggtaaggtgagcataatatatgtgtgtttgtgcggactgaaaGAGTCAGAGCGCAGTggcagtacggaaccggaagtgtgtgccgaGTAGTTGCTTGTGCGACAAAGcatgctcgtaaacagagttacaaatttatagcaagctttgctcataaagcgaaatactcgcacagcaagttactcgttaaccgaggttccgcTGTATTTCAGCTACAACAAGAACAACTGGCTGTATACATATAATGTACAGGTAAGCCATGTGTTAACTGTCCAAGACCTAAATTCATATTACACGTCTAGGAACAAACAGTCCAGTGATAGTTTGCTTCAATAAAATTACCTTGATGCCAAATGTGAACACCGTCATGACGATCTTAAATACAAGCGCCAGGCATAGCTGCCACATGGCTGAGTATACGCCAGTACCGGCAGGCCGGTCAGGGATGTCATCCACAATGTTGCTAGCATTCATGTCATTTCTGTAGTCGCAGAGGGTGGATGATTCCAGAGGCCCGCAGTCTGTGAACAGCTCTTTAATCAGCTGACTGGTGTTGAATCGTGTATATGGATTTGGAAATGCAATGACTGCGGTGATAGCGGCCACCACAATAACCTCTAGGACTGGGTACTTTCCAAATTTTGTAGTTTTGCGTCGTCGGCACCAGGCAATGTTTGCACGGATGAAGAAGGCTCCCCACAGTCCACCAAAGACACCGAGCAGAATGAAAGGGAGGAGTTCAAAGAGGTACCAAGGAGTGTGATACTCCACATAGAAAAGCACAAGACGGCTGTTTCCAAATGGGTTGATTGACCTTAAAATGAAAGCAGCCACTAAAGCGGCAAAGAACGATCTCCACAATGTCTTCAACGGAAAGTAGTAACTGAcctggagaaaagaaaaaaaaaaaaaaaaagtgttaggctatgtgcgcacagtgcgtttttcgccacgtttttgggctcaaaactgcatggcatttttatttttgctgtccgcgcacaactttttttcttttgctccgcttttgagcttaaaaaaaaataaaaaaaaaatagttatgtcaattcttttctgcgttttactgcgttttgcagcaaaacgcacaaaaacgcagcgtgcgcacatagccttaggggaatGTGTACTCTGCACAAAAGGAATGTATATGCTCCTGTCGTATTTTTTATTATCTTATTTTATGCATAATTTTATCTGTAAATATCTCATGGATATCTTATGTAATATGTAATCTTATGTATAGAACATATGGAATAGGTGTAAAAATTCAGATGGAATAGATGTagatgttaaaaataaaaattgggAGCATAGGCATGGTAGGATTACACCCGATACACAGCTGAGAATCCTGGGCATTATGACATTTCTCAGTTGACTCTTATTCATTAGTTGCCATAGctttaataaataaaatacaaaaacaatatCATGatccttaacctcataacgacggccgtacgacttaaagcggcggcaaaacagggtacttattctgttccgccgctttaaagcggcggcccgaaaaaaccctgtagcgccccccagcgaccgaaaatctcgggggtttcagctaccgggggtagctgagaccccccagattatgaatcggggtgttttttttggaccccgatcatgtgatcggcggtatacactgtataccgacgaacacatgaaaaaaaaagaaatggccggtaaaactgatttctttttcatctgacatgatcaaacatgtcagatgagaaagaaatctaaccccctagtgcccccaaagcccccggtaccggagagtccccccacccccacccctacccccaccggacatccaaaatggcgccgaagcgcacagaaaactgccgccggcgccggctctgcagtcatttccctccgatctgaaatgatcaaacatttcagat contains:
- the CLCN3 gene encoding H(+)/Cl(-) exchange transporter 3 isoform X2, whose translation is MEAAADPYLPYDGGGDSIPLRELHKRGTHYTMTNGGSISSSTHLLDLLDEPIPGVGTYDDFHTIDWVREKCKDRERHRRINSKKKESAWELSKSLYDAWSGWLVVTLTGLASGALAGLIDIAADWMADLKEGICMTAFWFNHEQCCWGSDDATFEERDKCPQWNTWADLIIGQAEGPGSYIMNYIMYIFWALSFAFLAVSLVKVFAPYACGSGIPEIKTILSGFIIRGYLGKWTLLIKTVTLVLAVASGLSLGKEGPLVHVACCCGNIFSYLFPKYSTNEAKKREVLSAASAAGVSVAFGAPIGGVLFSLEEVSYYFPLKTLWRSFFAALVAAFILRSINPFGNSRLVLFYVEYHTPWYLFELLPFILLGVFGGLWGAFFIRANIAWCRRRKTTKFGKYPVLEVIVVAAITAVIAFPNPYTRFNTSQLIKELFTDCGPLESSTLCDYRNDMNASNIVDDIPDRPAGTGVYSAMWQLCLALVFKIVMTVFTFGIKVPSGLFIPSMAIGAIAGRIVGIAVEQLAYYHHDWFIFKQWCEVGADCITPGLYAMVGAAACLGGVTRMTVSLVVIVFELTGGLEYIVPLMAAVMTSKWVGDAFGREGIYESHIRLNGYPFLDAKEEFTHTTLARDVMRPRRSDPPLAVLTQDNMTVDDIESLINETSYNGFPVIMSKESQRLVGFALRRDLTLAIENARKKQEGIVGSSRVCFAQHTPSLPAESPRPLKLRSILDMSPFTVTDHTPMEIVVDIFRKLGLRQCLVTHNGTVLGIITKKNILEHLENLKQHVEPLTPPWHYHKKRYSPPYGPDGKPRPRVDNVQLNAIYEEETEETEEEVSLLKDSLP
- the CLCN3 gene encoding H(+)/Cl(-) exchange transporter 3 isoform X4, translated to MEAAADPYLPYDGGGDSIPLRELHKRGTHYTMTNGGSISSSTHLLDLLDEPIPGVGTYDDFHTIDWVREKCKDRERHRRINSKKKESAWELSKSLYDAWSGWLVVTLTGLASGALAGLIDIAADWMADLKEGICMTAFWFNHEQCCWGSDDATFEERDKCPQWNTWADLIIGQAEGPGSYIMNYIMYIFWALSFAFLAVSLVKVFAPYACGSGIPEIKTILSGFIIRGYLGKWTLLIKTVTLVLAVASGLSLGKEGPLVHVACCCGNIFSYLFPKYSTNEAKKREVLSAASAAGVSVAFGAPIGGVLFSLEEVSYYFPLKTLWRSFFAALVAAFILRSINPFGNSRLVLFYVEYHTPWYLFELLPFILLGVFGGLWGAFFIRANIAWCRRRKTTKFGKYPVLEVIVVAAITAVIAFPNPYTRFNTSQLIKELFTDCGPLESSTLCDYRNDMNASNIVDDIPDRPAGTGVYSAMWQLCLALVFKIVMTVFTFGIKVPSGLFIPSMAIGAIAGRIVGIAVEQLAYYHHDWFIFKQWCEVGADCITPGLYAMVGAAACLGGVTRMTVSLVVIVFELTGGLEYIVPLMAAVMTSKWVGDAFGREGIYESHIRLNGYPFLDAKEEFTHTTLARDVMRPRRSDPPLAVLTQDNMTVDDIESLINETSYNGFPVIMSKESQRLVGFALRRDLTLAIENARKKQEGIVGSSRVCFAQHTPSLPAESPRPLKLRSILDMSPFTVTDHTPMEIVVDIFRKLGLRQCLVTHNGRLLGIITKKDILRHMAQMANHDPELIMFN
- the CLCN3 gene encoding H(+)/Cl(-) exchange transporter 3 isoform X1; amino-acid sequence: MESEQLFQRSYYRNSYNSITSASSDEELLDGAGGMMDFHTLEDDHLLDGDTSLGTHYTMTNGGSISSSTHLLDLLDEPIPGVGTYDDFHTIDWVREKCKDRERHRRINSKKKESAWELSKSLYDAWSGWLVVTLTGLASGALAGLIDIAADWMADLKEGICMTAFWFNHEQCCWGSDDATFEERDKCPQWNTWADLIIGQAEGPGSYIMNYIMYIFWALSFAFLAVSLVKVFAPYACGSGIPEIKTILSGFIIRGYLGKWTLLIKTVTLVLAVASGLSLGKEGPLVHVACCCGNIFSYLFPKYSTNEAKKREVLSAASAAGVSVAFGAPIGGVLFSLEEVSYYFPLKTLWRSFFAALVAAFILRSINPFGNSRLVLFYVEYHTPWYLFELLPFILLGVFGGLWGAFFIRANIAWCRRRKTTKFGKYPVLEVIVVAAITAVIAFPNPYTRFNTSQLIKELFTDCGPLESSTLCDYRNDMNASNIVDDIPDRPAGTGVYSAMWQLCLALVFKIVMTVFTFGIKVPSGLFIPSMAIGAIAGRIVGIAVEQLAYYHHDWFIFKQWCEVGADCITPGLYAMVGAAACLGGVTRMTVSLVVIVFELTGGLEYIVPLMAAVMTSKWVGDAFGREGIYESHIRLNGYPFLDAKEEFTHTTLARDVMRPRRSDPPLAVLTQDNMTVDDIESLINETSYNGFPVIMSKESQRLVGFALRRDLTLAIENARKKQEGIVGSSRVCFAQHTPSLPAESPRPLKLRSILDMSPFTVTDHTPMEIVVDIFRKLGLRQCLVTHNGTVLGIITKKNILEHLENLKQHVEPLTPPWHYHKKRYSPPYGPDGKPRPRVDNVQLNAIYEEETEETEEEVSLLKDSLP
- the CLCN3 gene encoding H(+)/Cl(-) exchange transporter 3 isoform X3 codes for the protein MESEQLFQRSYYRNSYNSITSASSDEELLDGAGGMMDFHTLEDDHLLDGDTSLGTHYTMTNGGSISSSTHLLDLLDEPIPGVGTYDDFHTIDWVREKCKDRERHRRINSKKKESAWELSKSLYDAWSGWLVVTLTGLASGALAGLIDIAADWMADLKEGICMTAFWFNHEQCCWGSDDATFEERDKCPQWNTWADLIIGQAEGPGSYIMNYIMYIFWALSFAFLAVSLVKVFAPYACGSGIPEIKTILSGFIIRGYLGKWTLLIKTVTLVLAVASGLSLGKEGPLVHVACCCGNIFSYLFPKYSTNEAKKREVLSAASAAGVSVAFGAPIGGVLFSLEEVSYYFPLKTLWRSFFAALVAAFILRSINPFGNSRLVLFYVEYHTPWYLFELLPFILLGVFGGLWGAFFIRANIAWCRRRKTTKFGKYPVLEVIVVAAITAVIAFPNPYTRFNTSQLIKELFTDCGPLESSTLCDYRNDMNASNIVDDIPDRPAGTGVYSAMWQLCLALVFKIVMTVFTFGIKVPSGLFIPSMAIGAIAGRIVGIAVEQLAYYHHDWFIFKQWCEVGADCITPGLYAMVGAAACLGGVTRMTVSLVVIVFELTGGLEYIVPLMAAVMTSKWVGDAFGREGIYESHIRLNGYPFLDAKEEFTHTTLARDVMRPRRSDPPLAVLTQDNMTVDDIESLINETSYNGFPVIMSKESQRLVGFALRRDLTLAIENARKKQEGIVGSSRVCFAQHTPSLPAESPRPLKLRSILDMSPFTVTDHTPMEIVVDIFRKLGLRQCLVTHNGRLLGIITKKDILRHMAQMANHDPELIMFN